From Candidatus Pedobacter colombiensis, one genomic window encodes:
- a CDS encoding metallophosphoesterase, with translation MISTKTLYSPVLKTEQIDDAHKFQSLPQPSGSYPYRLSVPGNKEKMTFHMVGDTGGLTELCFQQQVITQMTAQCLNATKADQPSFLYHLGDIVYHYGEAEQYETQFLSPFESYPKPIYAIAGNHDSDINPDSDTHYDSLEAFYTTFCNTCPKTIYFGQNTQRKSQIQPNVYWTMEAPLATIIGLYTNVPKYGCIKKDQRSWFIKELQNAAKQNAEKAIIVCLHHAPYSADYNHGSSLNMIEFLESAFEEAGVKPDVVFSGHVHNYQRFSKQYSDGKTIPFIVAGAGGFEELHTLADPLDPAYITQSPNLDDILLESYCDNQHGFLKIVIEKSPFSFTIKGAYYTVSQQKLIAETQEPALFDSFTIDLTGR, from the coding sequence ATGATCAGCACTAAAACCTTGTATAGCCCTGTTTTAAAAACAGAACAGATTGATGACGCTCATAAATTCCAGTCTTTACCGCAGCCATCAGGCAGTTATCCCTATCGGTTAAGTGTTCCTGGGAATAAGGAAAAGATGACTTTTCACATGGTTGGTGATACCGGCGGACTAACCGAGCTCTGCTTTCAACAGCAGGTCATCACGCAAATGACAGCCCAATGTTTAAATGCTACAAAAGCAGACCAGCCTTCTTTTTTATATCATTTGGGTGACATTGTATATCACTATGGTGAAGCGGAGCAATATGAAACCCAATTTTTATCTCCTTTTGAAAGTTATCCCAAACCAATTTATGCCATTGCCGGAAACCATGATAGCGATATAAATCCAGACAGCGATACGCATTACGACAGTCTTGAAGCCTTTTACACGACCTTTTGCAATACATGTCCGAAAACAATTTATTTTGGCCAAAACACCCAGCGCAAAAGCCAGATACAGCCCAATGTTTACTGGACAATGGAAGCGCCACTTGCTACGATTATAGGCCTGTACACCAATGTCCCTAAATACGGGTGCATCAAAAAAGATCAACGCAGCTGGTTTATCAAAGAGCTACAAAATGCAGCAAAACAAAATGCTGAAAAAGCCATTATTGTATGCCTGCATCACGCCCCATATTCTGCGGATTACAACCATGGCTCCAGCCTGAACATGATCGAATTTCTGGAATCGGCGTTTGAAGAAGCCGGAGTAAAACCAGATGTTGTTTTTAGTGGACATGTACATAATTATCAAAGATTTAGCAAACAATACAGCGATGGCAAGACCATACCTTTTATCGTTGCAGGAGCTGGAGGTTTTGAGGAATTACATACTTTAGCCGATCCATTGGATCCGGCGTATATCACACAAAGTCCGAATCTTGATGATATTCTCCTGGAAAGTTATTGTGATAACCAGCATGGTTTCTTAAAAATTGTAATCGAGAAAAGCCCTTTCAGCTTCACAATCAAGGGAGCCTACTATACCGTTTCGCAGCAAAAGCTTATTGCAGAAACGCAGGAACCGGCTTTATTTGACAGCTTTACAATTGATCTGACTGGAAGGTAA
- a CDS encoding peptidase M13, translating into MVKLNRSIGIPALAGTILFLAACSNSGVKTGELHSGIILKNMDTTVVPGNNFTEYVNGTWMKNTKIPADKSSYGAMSILADKTQDDVKAIIETAAKAKAPEGSEEQKIGDFYDSYMNMKLRDSIGLAPLAAEFKKIDALTSNKDLAAYFAYANKLGFKIPFGLGVMEDFKDPKKYMLYSWQGGLGLPDRDYYLLTDAKSKELRDKYVLHVENMLKIAGIPDAAAKAKEIMALETLLASKHMKKEDTRNMAALYNKYAVKDLNKLLPDFDWNVLLADGGIKGVDSLVVTQVAYTKDLTPILKNTPIETWKNYLKWGVIHGAATSLNTVLDQENFNFYSKTLRGVKEMKPQWRRAVEVVNDNLGEMVGKLYVEKHFPPIAKERMLKLVGNLLKAYEASIKALDWMSPETKKEALVKISKFTPKIGYPDKWRDYSTLKVIRGDLYGNEMRSTEFEYNRTINKLGKPVDRSEWGMTPQTVNAYYNPPMNEIVFPAAILQPPFFDMNADDAVNYGGIGAVIGHEIGHGFDDQGSTFDGNGVMRNWWTKKDTEEFKKRTNALVAQYNSFKVFPDLSVNGSFTLGENIGDLGGLSIALKAYEASLNGKLAPVMDGFTGIQRVFIGWGQAWLNKSTEENLRTQVGTDPHSPAKFRVNGVVRNIPEFYSAFNVKPSDSLYLAPDKRVKIW; encoded by the coding sequence ATGGTAAAATTAAACAGATCAATAGGTATTCCGGCGCTCGCAGGGACTATCTTATTCCTTGCTGCATGTAGCAATTCCGGTGTTAAAACGGGCGAACTTCATTCAGGGATTATCCTTAAAAATATGGATACCACAGTGGTTCCAGGAAATAATTTTACAGAATATGTAAATGGAACCTGGATGAAAAACACCAAAATTCCTGCGGATAAGTCATCTTATGGTGCAATGTCCATTTTAGCTGATAAAACGCAGGATGATGTGAAAGCTATTATTGAAACTGCTGCAAAAGCTAAAGCGCCAGAGGGTTCGGAAGAACAGAAGATTGGGGATTTTTACGATTCCTATATGAATATGAAGCTTCGCGATTCTATAGGTTTAGCACCTTTGGCTGCCGAGTTTAAGAAAATTGATGCACTAACTTCGAATAAAGATCTTGCTGCTTATTTTGCTTATGCCAATAAGTTAGGCTTTAAAATTCCTTTTGGCCTTGGGGTGATGGAAGATTTTAAAGATCCTAAAAAATATATGCTATATAGCTGGCAGGGAGGTTTAGGCTTACCTGATCGCGATTACTATTTGCTTACAGATGCGAAATCAAAAGAGCTCCGCGATAAGTATGTTTTGCATGTGGAAAATATGTTGAAGATAGCAGGAATCCCTGATGCTGCAGCGAAGGCAAAGGAAATCATGGCTTTGGAAACTTTACTCGCTTCAAAGCACATGAAAAAAGAAGATACCAGAAATATGGCAGCTTTGTATAATAAGTATGCAGTTAAAGATCTGAATAAGCTACTTCCTGATTTTGATTGGAATGTGCTGCTTGCTGATGGTGGTATTAAAGGTGTGGATAGTCTGGTGGTTACTCAGGTAGCTTATACAAAAGACCTGACTCCAATTTTGAAAAATACCCCAATTGAAACCTGGAAAAATTATTTGAAATGGGGCGTGATTCATGGCGCTGCAACTTCATTAAATACAGTACTGGATCAGGAAAATTTTAACTTTTATAGTAAAACGTTGAGAGGCGTTAAAGAGATGAAACCTCAATGGCGTAGAGCAGTAGAAGTGGTAAATGATAATCTTGGTGAAATGGTGGGTAAATTATATGTTGAGAAGCACTTTCCTCCAATAGCTAAAGAACGTATGTTGAAATTGGTAGGTAACCTTTTGAAAGCTTATGAGGCCAGCATTAAAGCGCTTGACTGGATGAGCCCAGAGACTAAAAAGGAAGCCCTGGTAAAGATTAGCAAGTTTACGCCTAAAATTGGCTACCCTGATAAATGGAGAGATTATAGCACTTTGAAAGTGATTAGGGGTGATCTTTATGGAAATGAAATGCGTTCTACAGAATTTGAATACAATAGAACCATCAATAAATTGGGTAAACCGGTTGACCGCTCTGAGTGGGGAATGACTCCACAGACGGTAAATGCTTATTACAACCCGCCAATGAATGAAATTGTGTTCCCAGCTGCAATTTTACAACCTCCATTCTTTGATATGAATGCTGATGACGCTGTAAATTATGGTGGTATTGGTGCGGTAATCGGACATGAGATTGGTCATGGCTTTGATGATCAGGGTAGTACTTTTGACGGTAATGGTGTAATGCGTAATTGGTGGACAAAGAAAGATACTGAAGAGTTTAAGAAAAGAACAAATGCACTGGTTGCGCAGTACAATAGTTTTAAAGTTTTTCCTGATTTAAGTGTGAACGGAAGCTTTACATTGGGAGAAAACATTGGTGACCTTGGTGGTTTGAGCATTGCCTTAAAAGCTTATGAAGCTAGTTTAAATGGTAAGCTTGCACCGGTTATGGATGGTTTTACTGGTATACAAAGAGTATTTATTGGTTGGGGACAAGCCTGGTTAAATAAATCAACTGAGGAAAATTTGAGAACTCAGGTAGGTACCGATCCACATTCTCCTGCTAAATTTAGAGTGAACGGTGTGGTAAGGAATATTCCTGAATTTTATAGCGCATTTAATGTGAAACCTTCAGATTCATTATACCTTGCTCCGGATAAAAGAGTGAAAATCTGGTAA
- a CDS encoding TonB-dependent receptor: MKPNGPVRFLTCIAIILLLLLIMQTQTRAQDPLAKKITLTLKNEPLKIALDKITDISGVKFTYNEQVATSKLKLNISAKDKPLSAVLSDAFSGHPLQFSPLGAEIFIRFDPAKEKKSEAEPAANPVQNQGKRTISGIIKYANTGETIIAATVRVVGTGYATSSNEYGFYSISLPAGNYDILVNAIGARSYKTSVNLNKNTSLNVALDDDLNELETVTITANSDRRKIDNPQMGMERLNISETKNVPVLLGERDVIKTLQLLPGVKTSGEGSGGFFVRGGSADQNMILLDEAPVYNASHLLGFFSTFNSDAIKNVTLYKSGMPAQYGGGLSSVLDVKMNDGNNQKFGVSGGVGLIAARINVEGPIQKEKSSFLISARRTYADMFLKLSGDSATKDAKLYFYDINMKANYILGDKDRLFVSGYFGKDVLGSDNLAGIDWGNATATLRWNHVFSSKLFSNTSAIFSNYNYKIQSTNDENSIRLFSQIRDWNFKEDLQWYVNDKNTLSFGLNSIYHTIKPGEVQATGNSGLISQNLQNRYSLENAIYASNTWKASNTLSFTYGLRVSAFSILGKGDYFTLDPNGNVTGTTSYKTGEIVKTYVNFEPRVAAALQLNESTSIKASYVRNAQNLHLISNSNSSSPTDRWVASTNIIKPELSDQVSLGYYKNLGNDSYELTVETYYKTLQNQIDYRNGADIYTNKPIETQLLYGKGRAYGAEFLLKKKSGRLTGWIAYTLSKTERQIDGINNNNWYNARQDRTHDISLVGIYQLSKKWTLSANWVFATGNAVTFPNGKYKLLGHSYFYFSERNADRMPSYHRLDLGATRLLKQTKKYSSELNFSLYNAYGRENAYRITFRDKETDPNRTEAIRTTLFRFVPSISYNFKF, translated from the coding sequence ATGAAACCAAATGGACCAGTCAGATTTCTGACATGTATTGCCATAATATTGCTCCTATTATTGATCATGCAAACCCAAACCAGGGCGCAAGACCCACTAGCGAAGAAAATAACATTAACCCTTAAAAATGAACCCTTAAAAATAGCACTGGATAAGATCACGGATATTAGCGGCGTTAAATTCACTTATAACGAACAGGTGGCCACCAGCAAGCTAAAGCTCAATATAAGTGCGAAAGACAAACCACTGTCAGCCGTTCTAAGTGATGCATTTTCTGGACATCCATTGCAGTTTAGCCCCCTGGGAGCAGAAATTTTTATACGCTTTGATCCGGCTAAAGAAAAAAAGTCGGAGGCCGAACCGGCGGCCAATCCGGTTCAAAATCAAGGAAAACGCACTATAAGTGGTATTATTAAATATGCCAACACCGGTGAAACCATTATAGCTGCGACTGTACGAGTGGTAGGAACCGGCTATGCTACTTCAAGCAATGAATATGGTTTTTACTCCATTAGCCTACCTGCAGGTAATTACGACATCCTGGTAAATGCTATTGGCGCAAGAAGCTACAAAACGAGTGTAAACCTCAATAAAAACACCAGCTTAAATGTAGCCCTTGATGATGATTTAAATGAGCTTGAAACGGTAACCATTACCGCAAATTCTGACCGCAGGAAGATCGACAACCCACAAATGGGAATGGAACGATTAAACATCAGTGAGACCAAAAATGTACCTGTACTACTTGGAGAACGCGATGTGATTAAAACTCTCCAACTTTTACCGGGAGTTAAAACTTCAGGCGAAGGCAGTGGTGGCTTCTTTGTGCGTGGAGGCAGTGCAGACCAGAATATGATCCTTTTAGACGAAGCTCCGGTCTATAATGCCTCTCACTTACTTGGCTTTTTCTCGACATTTAACTCTGATGCCATAAAAAATGTAACACTTTACAAGAGTGGCATGCCTGCCCAATATGGTGGTGGTTTATCCTCAGTTCTGGATGTTAAAATGAATGACGGGAATAACCAAAAGTTTGGAGTAAGTGGCGGTGTAGGACTTATTGCTGCAAGGATAAATGTAGAGGGGCCGATACAAAAGGAAAAATCCTCCTTCCTGATCTCCGCCCGCAGAACTTATGCCGATATGTTTTTGAAGCTTTCAGGTGATTCAGCTACCAAAGATGCGAAGTTGTATTTTTATGATATTAACATGAAAGCCAATTATATATTGGGCGATAAAGACAGGTTATTTGTATCCGGTTATTTCGGCAAGGATGTATTGGGTTCAGATAATCTAGCCGGTATAGATTGGGGCAATGCCACCGCTACCTTACGATGGAACCATGTTTTTAGCAGCAAGCTATTTTCAAATACCTCAGCCATATTCAGCAATTACAACTATAAGATCCAATCCACTAATGATGAAAACTCGATTAGACTTTTCTCACAAATCAGAGACTGGAACTTTAAGGAAGACCTGCAGTGGTATGTCAATGATAAAAACACACTTAGCTTTGGGCTAAATTCCATATACCATACTATAAAACCTGGCGAAGTACAGGCCACAGGCAATTCCGGCTTAATATCACAAAATCTTCAAAACCGATATTCGCTGGAGAATGCCATTTATGCCAGCAATACCTGGAAGGCCAGCAACACATTGAGTTTTACTTATGGATTACGTGTTTCTGCCTTCAGTATCCTTGGGAAAGGCGACTATTTTACACTTGACCCGAATGGCAATGTAACTGGAACAACCAGTTATAAAACCGGCGAAATTGTGAAAACTTACGTAAACTTTGAACCAAGGGTGGCCGCTGCTCTACAGCTAAACGAATCCACTTCCATTAAGGCATCCTACGTAAGAAATGCACAAAATCTACACCTCATCTCCAACTCTAACTCATCATCCCCCACAGACAGATGGGTAGCCAGCACCAATATCATTAAACCGGAACTGAGTGACCAGGTATCATTGGGTTATTATAAAAACCTGGGTAATGATAGCTATGAGCTAACTGTTGAGACTTATTACAAAACACTGCAAAACCAGATCGACTATAGAAATGGAGCAGATATTTATACCAATAAGCCTATAGAAACCCAATTGCTTTATGGAAAAGGCAGAGCCTATGGCGCAGAGTTTTTACTGAAAAAGAAAAGCGGAAGGCTAACCGGCTGGATTGCTTATACATTATCTAAAACAGAAAGACAAATTGATGGCATCAACAATAACAATTGGTACAATGCCCGTCAAGACAGAACGCATGACATATCATTGGTAGGCATATATCAACTGAGCAAAAAATGGACGCTATCAGCCAACTGGGTATTTGCCACCGGAAATGCTGTTACCTTTCCAAATGGAAAATACAAATTACTTGGACATAGCTATTTTTATTTTTCGGAACGCAATGCAGACCGGATGCCAAGCTATCACCGTCTTGATTTAGGTGCAACGCGCCTCTTAAAGCAAACCAAAAAATATTCATCTGAGCTTAATTTCAGTCTTTACAATGCTTATGGAAGAGAGAACGCATACCGCATCACTTTCAGAGACAAAGAAACAGATCCAAACAGAACGGAGGCCATAAGAACAACCTTATTTAGGTTCGTTCCGTCAATTTCGTATAATTTTAAATTTTAG
- a CDS encoding effector binding domain-containing protein encodes MGITVRTSNAEGHAAKDIPELWARFWASNIAAQIPGRIGDDIYSVYTAYEGDYTQPYTTLIGYRVENLDQIPEGFSGLLIEEGPYMKCTAKGNLLQGAVFDAWLEIWNAKIPRAYTADFEVYGERTQNPENAEVDIYLAVKH; translated from the coding sequence ATAGGAATTACAGTACGAACCAGCAATGCTGAAGGACATGCGGCAAAAGATATCCCCGAACTGTGGGCAAGGTTTTGGGCCAGTAATATTGCAGCGCAGATACCGGGTAGAATAGGCGACGATATTTATAGCGTTTATACTGCCTATGAGGGGGACTATACCCAGCCTTATACTACATTAATTGGTTATAGGGTAGAGAACCTGGACCAGATACCTGAGGGCTTTTCAGGTCTGTTGATTGAAGAAGGACCTTATATGAAATGTACTGCTAAAGGTAATTTGCTACAAGGTGCAGTATTTGATGCCTGGTTGGAAATATGGAATGCCAAAATTCCAAGAGCGTATACTGCTGATTTTGAGGTATACGGCGAGCGCACTCAAAACCCGGAAAATGCAGAAGTTGATATTTATCTGGCAGTTAAACATTAA
- a CDS encoding RNA polymerase sigma-70 factor gives MLTDQSDITENDALLIKLRNGDELAFAQIYNQYRSKMYIYAYNLCKSDETAEEIVQEVFIRLWQKKEQINTDLNFSAYLKKITLNHVLNHLKKVAREKSLQDEVFHYIETIRNTTEDNLLEKELLKTYDEAIANLPPQKKIIYQMSRNEEMSHDQIAEKLNISKNTVKNHMVEATKFIRSYVSKHGSMVCFIIASSNYFHPH, from the coding sequence ATGCTTACAGACCAATCAGATATTACTGAAAACGATGCGCTACTGATTAAACTCAGAAATGGCGATGAGCTGGCATTTGCACAAATTTATAACCAGTATAGAAGCAAAATGTACATCTATGCCTATAACCTGTGTAAATCCGATGAAACTGCAGAAGAGATTGTTCAGGAAGTTTTTATCAGACTATGGCAGAAAAAAGAACAGATCAATACCGATTTAAACTTTAGTGCATACCTCAAGAAAATCACTTTAAACCACGTCCTCAATCACCTTAAAAAAGTAGCACGCGAAAAAAGCTTGCAGGATGAAGTATTCCATTACATAGAAACCATCCGTAATACGACAGAAGATAACCTACTGGAAAAGGAGCTGTTAAAAACTTACGATGAAGCTATAGCAAATTTGCCTCCTCAAAAAAAGATCATCTACCAGATGAGCCGTAACGAAGAAATGAGCCACGATCAGATCGCTGAAAAATTAAACATTTCAAAAAACACAGTAAAAAACCATATGGTAGAAGCTACAAAATTTATCCGTAGTTACGTCAGTAAACATGGAAGTATGGTTTGTTTTATCATTGCTTCCTCAAATTATTTTCATCCCCACTAG
- the lptB gene encoding LPS export ABC transporter ATP-binding protein, whose protein sequence is MILRAEHLIKKYKQRTVVNDVSFSVSQGEIVGLLGPNGAGKTTSFYMIVGLIKPNEGTIFLDDQDITKDPMYRRAQKGIGYLAQEASVFRKLSVEDNIMAILEMTNLNKEERHEQLEELISEFSLHKVRKNRGDLLSGGERRRTEIARALAANPNFILLDEPFAGVDPIAVEEIQTIVAKLKQKNIGILITDHNVQETLSITDRAYLLFEGKILESGTPEVLAANEMVRRVYLGSNFVLRKKNL, encoded by the coding sequence ATGATATTAAGAGCTGAGCATCTAATCAAAAAATATAAACAGCGCACAGTTGTTAACGACGTTTCGTTTAGTGTAAGCCAGGGAGAAATTGTTGGTTTGCTGGGGCCAAACGGAGCAGGAAAAACAACTTCCTTCTACATGATTGTAGGCTTGATCAAGCCTAATGAAGGCACAATTTTTTTAGATGACCAAGACATTACCAAAGACCCCATGTACCGCAGGGCGCAAAAGGGAATTGGTTATTTGGCACAGGAGGCTTCAGTATTCAGAAAATTGTCGGTAGAAGATAACATCATGGCCATTTTAGAAATGACCAACCTGAATAAGGAAGAGCGCCACGAACAACTGGAAGAACTGATTAGTGAGTTTAGTTTACATAAAGTACGTAAAAATAGAGGCGATCTGCTTTCGGGTGGAGAAAGAAGAAGAACTGAAATAGCAAGGGCACTTGCCGCCAATCCTAACTTTATACTATTGGATGAGCCTTTTGCCGGTGTAGATCCGATTGCTGTTGAAGAGATTCAGACAATTGTGGCTAAACTCAAACAAAAAAATATAGGAATATTGATTACCGATCATAATGTTCAGGAAACTTTGTCCATTACAGACAGAGCCTACCTGCTTTTTGAAGGTAAAATCCTCGAATCGGGCACACCAGAAGTGCTTGCGGCAAATGAGATGGTAAGAAGAGTATATTTGGGATCAAACTTCGTACTTCGCAAAAAAAACCTATAA
- a CDS encoding FecR domain-containing protein, with the protein MEEKEQFKHLYNLYLNNQCSAAELKQFFELLNKSNTDLELLTLMSNTWDQTNALPEEGLIPPFLKSEPKQIKLTLPQKSYFSLQKWIGVAALLILLTGTYFYRSAITNIFNSGPQYQLVAAASERKQLQLADGTKVWLSPNSKLSYPDKFEGPERSISLDGEAFFEVTHDARHPFIIKSGAVSTTVLGTSFNVTAYTQQHTIAITLVTGRVAVALNANNHTQRDTITANQRITVDKTTSKITKINYPDAASFLSKRLGLYEYKGTTLEAVSQDLENQYNIKIQLDQELSSKAFYGNLNMSDPLNETLNKLCTVMETKWKKDGGHYAIIK; encoded by the coding sequence GTGGAAGAAAAAGAGCAATTTAAACACTTGTATAACCTATACCTGAACAATCAGTGTAGCGCCGCAGAACTTAAACAATTCTTTGAATTGCTAAATAAAAGCAATACTGATTTGGAACTCTTGACCTTAATGTCTAACACCTGGGATCAAACCAATGCTTTGCCAGAAGAAGGCTTAATTCCTCCATTCCTGAAATCAGAGCCTAAACAAATAAAACTTACACTTCCACAGAAATCCTACTTTAGTTTACAAAAATGGATTGGTGTTGCAGCATTGCTTATACTACTTACTGGCACATATTTTTATCGGTCGGCCATTACCAATATATTTAACTCTGGCCCCCAATATCAACTTGTAGCAGCTGCAAGTGAACGTAAACAACTACAACTTGCTGATGGGACCAAAGTATGGCTTAGTCCGAACAGTAAATTAAGCTATCCTGATAAATTTGAGGGCCCCGAAAGATCGATATCACTTGATGGAGAAGCCTTTTTCGAAGTAACTCATGATGCCAGGCATCCATTTATCATTAAAAGTGGGGCAGTAAGCACTACAGTACTTGGCACTAGCTTTAATGTTACTGCATATACACAACAGCACACCATAGCTATAACACTGGTTACCGGGAGAGTTGCCGTAGCCTTAAATGCCAACAATCATACCCAACGAGATACAATAACAGCCAATCAACGGATTACGGTTGATAAAACGACATCCAAAATTACAAAGATCAACTATCCTGATGCAGCATCTTTCCTAAGCAAGCGATTAGGCTTGTATGAATACAAGGGCACAACCCTTGAAGCAGTTAGCCAGGATTTAGAAAACCAGTATAACATTAAAATTCAGCTTGATCAGGAACTGTCTTCAAAAGCATTTTATGGCAACCTGAATATGTCTGATCCACTAAATGAAACCTTAAATAAATTATGTACAGTAATGGAAACTAAATGGAAGAAAGATGGAGGGCACTATGCGATCATAAAATAA
- a CDS encoding GH3 auxin-responsive promoter family protein, with translation MAIVNSIFTWYMKKRVHQIELFMKYPHDVQEEWFHKLISSAEYTEWGLKYDYQSILSPQQFKERIPIQNYDTLKPYIERMLKGEQNILWPSEIKWFAKSSGTTSDRSKFIPVSAESLQECHFKGGKDMLSIFCNNRPNNQILTGKGLVLGGSHQINQLNEDSFYGDLSAVLIKNLPVWAEYYRTPNISIALMDNYEEKMEKMAEATIKENVTNIAGVPTWTIVLAKKVLEITGKKHLLEVWPNLELYIHGAVNFKPYREQFKELIPCNEMYYLETYNASEGFFGIQDEVNSDEMLLMLDYGIYYEFLPLEHLDSDHPRTLSLAEVELNKNYAIIISTNGGLWRYMIGDTVQFTNLSPHRIKITGRTKHFINAFGEEVIIDNAEQAICKACTETNAVFKDYTACPIYFKGEEVGGHEWIIEFDQQPNDFERFVDVLDKTLREVNSDYDAKRFKDLALRRPKVHNAPSNTFYNWLKSKGKLGGQHKVPRLANDRKYVDEILSVL, from the coding sequence ATGGCAATTGTAAATTCAATTTTTACCTGGTACATGAAAAAGCGAGTTCATCAGATCGAGCTTTTTATGAAATACCCGCATGATGTACAGGAAGAATGGTTTCATAAACTGATATCCAGTGCAGAATACACGGAGTGGGGATTAAAATATGATTATCAATCTATCCTTAGCCCACAGCAGTTTAAAGAAAGAATACCCATACAAAACTACGATACCTTAAAGCCTTACATAGAACGTATGCTTAAAGGAGAACAGAACATCCTCTGGCCCTCGGAGATTAAATGGTTTGCCAAATCATCAGGTACAACCAGCGACAGAAGTAAATTTATCCCTGTATCTGCTGAATCTTTACAGGAATGCCATTTTAAGGGAGGGAAAGATATGCTTTCCATCTTTTGCAACAATAGACCTAACAATCAGATTCTAACCGGGAAAGGCCTGGTATTAGGTGGGAGTCATCAAATTAACCAACTAAACGAGGACTCCTTTTATGGTGATCTTTCCGCTGTGCTGATTAAAAATCTGCCGGTATGGGCCGAATATTACCGTACGCCAAACATTTCTATTGCCCTGATGGACAATTACGAAGAAAAGATGGAAAAGATGGCAGAGGCAACAATTAAAGAAAATGTAACCAATATTGCCGGAGTACCTACCTGGACCATCGTACTGGCTAAAAAAGTGCTGGAAATAACGGGGAAGAAACATTTACTTGAAGTATGGCCAAATCTTGAACTCTATATACACGGTGCTGTTAATTTTAAACCTTACAGAGAACAGTTCAAAGAACTGATTCCATGTAACGAGATGTATTATCTGGAAACATATAATGCATCAGAAGGCTTTTTCGGTATCCAGGATGAAGTCAATTCTGATGAAATGCTTTTGATGCTTGATTACGGGATTTATTACGAATTCCTGCCATTGGAGCATCTTGATAGTGACCATCCACGCACACTATCACTTGCTGAAGTGGAGCTGAATAAGAATTATGCCATCATCATTTCTACAAATGGCGGTTTATGGCGCTATATGATCGGTGATACCGTACAGTTTACCAACCTTTCCCCCCATCGTATTAAAATTACCGGTCGCACCAAGCATTTCATCAATGCCTTTGGAGAGGAAGTAATTATTGACAATGCCGAACAAGCTATCTGTAAGGCTTGCACTGAAACAAATGCCGTTTTTAAAGATTATACGGCTTGTCCGATCTATTTTAAAGGAGAAGAAGTGGGTGGTCACGAGTGGATCATAGAATTTGATCAGCAGCCAAATGATTTTGAAAGGTTTGTAGATGTGTTGGACAAAACATTAAGGGAGGTAAATTCTGACTACGATGCAAAACGGTTTAAAGATCTTGCTTTGCGTAGACCAAAAGTTCACAACGCTCCTTCCAATACATTTTACAATTGGCTAAAATCTAAAGGGAAACTTGGTGGGCAACATAAAGTACCACGACTGGCCAACGACAGGAAATATGTAGACGAAATCTTATCAGTACTTTAG
- a CDS encoding CBS domain-containing protein, with protein sequence MKTVKHLLSTKSVQIFSITEHSSVLDALKLMMEKNISALLVMEEQELKGIFTERDYARKIILHGKSSAETSVQEVMTAAPITVLPSDTIEFCMSIMTDKHIRHLPVMEKDQLLGMVSIGDLVKFIIEDQKQTISQLENYITS encoded by the coding sequence ATGAAAACAGTAAAACATTTACTCAGTACAAAATCTGTTCAAATCTTCTCAATAACCGAGCATTCTTCTGTGTTAGACGCCCTGAAGCTAATGATGGAAAAGAACATTAGTGCCCTTCTTGTTATGGAAGAACAGGAATTAAAAGGGATTTTCACGGAAAGAGATTATGCACGAAAGATTATCCTGCATGGTAAATCTTCAGCCGAAACCTCTGTACAAGAAGTCATGACTGCAGCCCCCATTACGGTATTGCCTTCAGATACCATCGAGTTCTGCATGAGTATCATGACCGATAAACATATCAGACACTTACCTGTGATGGAGAAGGATCAATTACTTGGAATGGTATCTATTGGCGACCTGGTAAAATTCATTATTGAAGATCAGAAACAAACCATTTCCCAGTTGGAAAACTACATCACCAGTTAA